One Streptomyces hundungensis DNA segment encodes these proteins:
- a CDS encoding RDD family protein, with product MSALVTGDAVVLGLRPARLPSRALALVIDLAVVWAAYILVSLIMLLATASMDDAAQAAITVSLFLLVLVGAPIAVETLTHGRSLGKLACGLRVVRDDGGPIRFRHALVRGAMGVVEILLTFGIVGCIASLVSARGRRLGDVFAGTLVVRERVSSGWAAAVPPPPPWLVGRFAGLDLSRVPDGLWLAVRQYLTRMRQLDPQVSWTMSVRLAEEMAACTGAPAPGGVPPAAYLAAVVSERQARDARRAFGSVRPGVVGPGVQGAWAGQGIAAGPPLPTAQPGAGAPPQAAQPAQPAQSWAPLGRSASGGSGGAGRPEVVAGAGSWAGPGAMVASHETDASAERAGREGAEGPVRSTGFAPPA from the coding sequence GTGAGCGCGCTGGTCACGGGGGATGCGGTCGTACTGGGGCTGCGGCCTGCGCGGTTGCCGAGTCGGGCATTGGCGTTGGTGATTGATCTGGCTGTGGTGTGGGCGGCCTACATATTGGTTTCGTTGATCATGTTGCTGGCCACCGCTTCCATGGATGACGCCGCCCAGGCTGCGATAACGGTGTCCCTCTTCCTGCTCGTGCTGGTCGGTGCGCCCATCGCCGTCGAGACGCTGACGCACGGGCGGTCGCTGGGGAAGCTGGCCTGCGGACTGCGAGTGGTGCGGGACGACGGCGGGCCCATCCGGTTTCGGCACGCGCTGGTGCGCGGGGCCATGGGGGTCGTCGAGATCCTGCTGACGTTCGGGATCGTGGGCTGCATCGCCTCGCTCGTCTCCGCACGCGGGCGGCGCCTCGGGGATGTGTTCGCGGGGACGTTGGTCGTGCGCGAGCGGGTTTCCTCGGGATGGGCCGCGGCCGTTCCGCCGCCCCCGCCGTGGCTGGTGGGGCGGTTCGCCGGGCTTGATCTGTCGCGCGTGCCGGACGGGCTGTGGCTGGCGGTGCGCCAGTACCTGACGCGGATGCGGCAGCTCGACCCGCAGGTGAGCTGGACGATGTCGGTTCGCCTGGCCGAGGAGATGGCGGCTTGCACGGGTGCGCCGGCGCCCGGAGGTGTACCGCCTGCCGCGTATCTGGCCGCTGTGGTGAGTGAGCGTCAGGCTCGTGATGCACGGCGGGCGTTCGGGTCGGTACGTCCGGGCGTCGTCGGGCCGGGAGTTCAGGGGGCGTGGGCGGGGCAGGGCATCGCCGCGGGCCCGCCCCTGCCGACCGCGCAACCCGGCGCAGGCGCGCCCCCGCAGGCCGCTCAACCTGCTCAACCCGCTCAGAGCTGGGCGCCATTGGGCCGGTCCGCGTCGGGTGGTTCGGGTGGGGCTGGCAGGCCTGAGGTGGTGGCTGGGGCAGGCAGTTGGGCTGGGCCGGGCGCCATGGTCGCGTCGCATGAGACGGACGCGTCGGCGGAACGGGCGGGCCGGGAAGGCGCCGAGGGCCCGGTGCGTTCGACCGGGTTCGCCCCGCCCGCCTAA
- a CDS encoding DUF58 domain-containing protein has translation MALTGRSALLAAIGSLPVGVFAPGWTGMLAVNAPLALAILCDYACAAPVRKLQFTRSGDTSVRLGDAATVSLTVTNPSNRRLRAQLRDAWPPSSWSSEAEQAASRHPLTVPAGERSRLTTPLRPTRRGDRQADRVTVRSYGPLGLAARQGSHQVPWSVRVLPPFTSRKHLPSRLARLRELDGRTSVLTRGEGTEFDSLREYVPGDDTRSIDWRATARNNNVAVRTWRPERDRHVLIVLDTGRTAAGRVGDVPRLDAAMDAGLLLAALASRAGDRVDLLAYDRRVRARVQGRAAGELLPALVNAMAPLEASLIETDARGLSAAALTHAPRRSLIVLLTSLDTAAVEEGLLPVLPQLTQRHTVLVAAVADPYIKHMAAARGDVEAVYASAAAAQTQEQRRRTADKLRRHGVTVVDATPDELAPALADAYLDLKAAGRL, from the coding sequence ATGGCCCTCACCGGACGCTCCGCACTCCTGGCCGCCATCGGTTCCCTCCCGGTCGGTGTCTTCGCCCCGGGCTGGACCGGGATGCTCGCGGTCAATGCTCCCCTTGCACTCGCAATTCTGTGCGACTACGCCTGCGCCGCGCCAGTGCGAAAGCTCCAGTTCACCCGAAGTGGTGATACATCCGTTCGACTGGGTGACGCGGCCACGGTGTCCCTCACCGTCACCAACCCGTCGAACCGGCGCCTCCGCGCCCAGCTCAGAGACGCCTGGCCCCCCAGCAGCTGGTCGTCCGAAGCCGAACAGGCCGCCTCCCGGCACCCGTTGACGGTCCCGGCCGGCGAACGCAGCCGCTTGACCACACCCCTGCGTCCAACACGCCGGGGCGACCGCCAGGCGGACCGCGTCACGGTCCGCTCGTACGGCCCCCTCGGCCTGGCCGCCCGCCAGGGCAGCCATCAGGTCCCCTGGTCGGTACGCGTCCTACCGCCGTTCACCAGCCGCAAGCACCTGCCGTCCCGCCTGGCCCGGCTCCGCGAACTCGACGGCCGCACCAGTGTGTTGACCCGCGGCGAAGGCACCGAATTCGACAGCCTCCGCGAGTACGTTCCCGGCGACGACACCCGCTCCATCGACTGGCGGGCCACCGCCCGCAACAACAACGTCGCCGTACGCACCTGGCGACCGGAACGCGACCGCCATGTCCTCATCGTCCTCGACACCGGCCGAACCGCAGCCGGCCGCGTCGGTGACGTACCCCGTCTCGACGCTGCCATGGACGCCGGACTCCTCCTCGCCGCCCTCGCCTCCCGAGCCGGCGACCGGGTCGACCTCCTCGCCTACGACCGACGCGTACGCGCCCGGGTCCAGGGACGAGCCGCAGGCGAGCTGCTGCCCGCGCTGGTCAACGCGATGGCCCCGCTCGAAGCGTCCCTGATCGAAACCGACGCCCGCGGCCTCAGCGCAGCGGCCCTCACCCACGCACCCCGCCGCTCCCTCATCGTCCTGCTCACCAGCCTGGACACCGCGGCGGTCGAGGAGGGCCTGCTCCCCGTACTGCCCCAACTCACCCAGCGTCATACGGTCCTGGTGGCAGCGGTGGCCGATCCGTACATCAAGCACATGGCGGCCGCGCGCGGGGACGTCGAGGCGGTGTACGCGTCCGCAGCAGCCGCCCAAACACAGGAACAGCGCCGCCGCACGGCCGACAAACTGAGGCGCCACGGCGTCACCGTGGTCGACGCCACCCCCGACGAACTGGCCCCCGCTCTGGCCGACGCCTACCTCGACCTGAAAGCGGCGGGCCGCCTGTAG
- a CDS encoding cation diffusion facilitator family transporter, whose protein sequence is MSASGGTKAIVAALSANLAIAVAKFVAFLFSGSSSMLAESVHSLADSGNQGLLLVGGKKAQREATPQHPFGYGRERYVYAFLVSIVLFSVGGMFAVYEGYEKIKHPHAIEAWYWPVGVLVFAIIAEGYSFRTAIKESNVTRGSLSWKEFIRRAKAPELPVVLLEDFGALVGLVLALAGVGIALATGDGVWDGIGTLCIGILLILIAIVLAAETKSLLLGESAGTEEVEKIKAAIVDGDTVTSVIHMRTLHLGPEELLVAAKIAVQHDDTAQEIATAINAAESRVRAAVPIARVIYLEPDIYSAEEAAAGPDPLATPGGR, encoded by the coding sequence ATGAGTGCGTCAGGCGGAACCAAGGCCATCGTGGCGGCACTGAGCGCCAACCTCGCCATCGCGGTGGCGAAGTTCGTGGCGTTCCTGTTCAGCGGTTCGTCGTCGATGCTCGCGGAGAGCGTCCACTCGCTCGCCGACTCCGGCAACCAGGGCCTGCTGCTGGTCGGCGGCAAGAAGGCCCAGCGCGAGGCGACCCCGCAACACCCCTTCGGCTACGGCCGCGAACGTTACGTCTACGCGTTCCTCGTCTCGATCGTGCTGTTCTCCGTCGGCGGCATGTTCGCGGTCTACGAGGGCTACGAGAAGATCAAGCACCCGCACGCGATCGAGGCCTGGTACTGGCCGGTCGGGGTCCTGGTGTTCGCCATCATCGCCGAGGGCTACTCCTTCCGTACCGCGATCAAGGAATCGAACGTCACCCGGGGCAGCCTGTCCTGGAAGGAGTTCATCCGCCGGGCCAAGGCGCCCGAGCTGCCGGTCGTCCTGCTGGAGGACTTCGGCGCCCTGGTCGGCCTGGTCCTGGCCCTCGCGGGCGTCGGCATCGCGCTGGCCACCGGCGACGGAGTCTGGGACGGCATCGGCACGCTCTGCATCGGCATCCTGCTGATCCTCATCGCCATCGTCCTGGCCGCCGAGACCAAGTCGCTGCTCCTGGGCGAGTCGGCGGGCACGGAGGAGGTCGAGAAGATCAAGGCCGCCATCGTGGACGGTGACACGGTGACCTCCGTCATCCACATGCGCACGCTCCACCTCGGTCCCGAGGAGCTCCTCGTGGCCGCCAAGATCGCCGTCCAGCACGACGACACGGCCCAGGAGATCGCCACGGCGATCAACGCGGCCGAGTCCCGCGTGCGCGCAGCGGTCCCGATCGCCCGGGTCATCTACCTGGAGCCGGACATCTACAGCGCGGAAGAAGCCGCAGCGGGCCCCGACCCCCTGGCCACCCCAGGCGGCCGCTGA
- the ahcY gene encoding adenosylhomocysteinase: MTTVATGAGQDFKVADLSLAAFGRKEITLAEHEMPGLMSIRKEYAATQPLAGARITGSLHMTVQTAVLIETLVALGAEVRWASCNIFSTQDHAAAAIAVGPNGTPDAPAGVPVYAWKGETLEEYWWCTEQALTWPNTPTGGPNMILDDGGDATLLVHKGVEFEKAGAAPDPSTADSEEYAHILTLLNRTLGENPQKWTQLASEIRGVTEETTTGVHRLYEMMRDGVLLFPAINVNDAVTKSKFDNKYGCRHSLIDGINRATDVLIGGKTAVVCGYGDVGKGCAESLRGQGARVIVTEIDPICALQAAMDGYQVTTLDEVVDKADIFITTTGNKDIIMAADMAKMKHQAIVGNIGHFDNEIDMAGLAKIPGVVKDEVKPQVHTWTFPDGKVLIVLSEGRLLNLGNATGHPSFVMSNSFADQTLAQIELFTKTSEYPTDVYVLPKHLDEKVARLHLDALGVKLTELRPEQAAYIGVEVDGPYKPDHYRY; this comes from the coding sequence ATGACGACTGTCGCCACCGGCGCCGGCCAGGACTTCAAGGTCGCCGACCTCTCCCTCGCCGCCTTCGGCCGCAAGGAGATCACCCTCGCCGAGCACGAGATGCCCGGCCTGATGTCGATCCGCAAGGAGTACGCCGCCACGCAGCCGCTGGCCGGCGCCCGCATCACCGGCTCCCTGCACATGACCGTGCAGACCGCCGTGCTGATCGAGACCCTGGTCGCCCTCGGCGCCGAGGTCCGCTGGGCCTCCTGCAACATCTTCTCCACCCAGGACCACGCCGCCGCCGCCATCGCGGTCGGCCCGAACGGCACCCCGGACGCCCCCGCCGGCGTCCCGGTCTACGCCTGGAAGGGCGAGACCCTCGAGGAGTACTGGTGGTGCACGGAGCAGGCGCTGACCTGGCCGAACACCCCCACCGGCGGCCCGAACATGATCCTGGACGACGGCGGCGACGCCACCCTCCTGGTGCACAAGGGCGTCGAGTTCGAGAAGGCCGGCGCGGCCCCGGACCCCTCGACGGCGGACTCCGAGGAGTACGCCCACATCCTCACCCTGCTGAACCGCACCCTGGGTGAGAACCCCCAGAAGTGGACCCAGCTCGCCTCCGAGATCCGCGGCGTGACGGAGGAGACCACCACCGGTGTCCACCGCCTCTACGAGATGATGCGCGACGGCGTCCTCCTCTTCCCGGCGATCAACGTGAACGACGCCGTGACGAAGTCGAAGTTCGACAACAAGTACGGCTGCCGCCACTCCCTGATCGACGGCATCAACCGCGCCACCGACGTCCTCATCGGCGGCAAGACCGCGGTTGTGTGCGGCTACGGCGACGTCGGCAAGGGCTGCGCCGAGTCCCTGCGCGGCCAGGGCGCCCGCGTCATCGTCACCGAGATCGACCCGATCTGCGCGCTCCAGGCGGCGATGGACGGCTACCAGGTCACGACCCTTGACGAGGTCGTCGACAAGGCGGACATCTTCATCACCACGACGGGCAACAAGGACATCATCATGGCCGCCGACATGGCCAAGATGAAGCACCAGGCGATCGTCGGGAACATCGGCCACTTCGACAACGAGATCGACATGGCCGGCCTGGCCAAGATCCCCGGCGTCGTCAAGGACGAGGTCAAGCCCCAGGTGCACACCTGGACCTTCCCCGACGGCAAGGTGCTGATCGTCCTCTCCGAGGGCCGCCTGCTGAACCTCGGCAACGCGACCGGTCACCCCTCCTTCGTCATGTCCAACTCCTTCGCGGACCAGACGCTGGCCCAGATCGAGCTGTTCACCAAGACGTCCGAGTACCCGACCGACGTCTACGTGCTGCCCAAGCACCTCGACGAGAAGGTCGCCCGCCTCCACCTGGACGCGCTGGGCGTCAAGCTCACCGAACTCCGCCCGGAGCAGGCCGCGTACATCGGCGTCGAGGTCGACGGCCCGTACAAGCCGGACCACTACCGCTACTGA
- a CDS encoding DUF4350 domain-containing protein: MTATTAAPTSTSATARQVWTRTRGLVLALVILIAAGIAIAALHTTNSQHGGLDPRSADQNGTRAVAQLLTSQGVSTRVVTTLDEATAAAGPDTTLLITVPDLLTEGQQRQLRAATAESGGRTILIAPTAPSLGVLAPDVHAEGPASVKPRDPGCTQPAATKAGRASTGGVRYSAPDERSDGCYPAAGLPTVLRIPGPGQGDTVLLGAPDLLVNDHLDEEGNASLALHLLGTRPHLVWYLPSLGDASATDGGTRSFFDLIPSGWLWATLQLALAAALAAIWRARRLGPLVTERLPVAVRASEATEGRARLYRKANARDRAAQTLRSASRTRLAPLLGVAASAAHSPDVLIPAVSTRIPATGRDPLSLLFGPTPADDAALVRLADELDALEREVRTS, encoded by the coding sequence TGGACCCGCACCCGCGGACTCGTCCTCGCTCTCGTCATCCTCATAGCCGCCGGCATCGCCATCGCCGCACTGCACACCACCAACTCCCAGCACGGCGGCCTCGATCCGCGCTCCGCGGACCAGAACGGCACCCGGGCCGTCGCTCAGCTCCTCACCTCCCAGGGCGTGTCCACCCGCGTGGTCACCACCCTCGACGAGGCGACGGCCGCCGCCGGCCCCGACACCACCCTCCTGATCACGGTCCCCGACCTCCTGACCGAGGGCCAGCAGCGCCAACTCCGCGCCGCCACCGCCGAATCCGGTGGCCGTACGATCCTCATCGCCCCCACCGCGCCGTCGCTCGGCGTCCTCGCCCCTGACGTACACGCCGAGGGCCCCGCCTCCGTCAAGCCGCGCGACCCCGGCTGCACCCAGCCCGCCGCGACCAAGGCGGGCCGCGCGAGCACCGGAGGCGTCCGCTACTCGGCCCCCGACGAGCGCAGCGACGGCTGCTACCCGGCCGCCGGCCTCCCCACCGTGCTCCGCATCCCCGGCCCCGGCCAGGGCGACACCGTCCTGCTCGGCGCCCCGGACCTTCTCGTCAATGACCACCTCGACGAGGAGGGCAACGCCTCCCTCGCCCTGCACCTGCTCGGCACTCGCCCCCATCTGGTCTGGTACCTCCCCTCCCTGGGTGACGCTTCGGCCACCGACGGCGGCACACGCTCGTTCTTCGACCTGATCCCGTCCGGATGGCTCTGGGCCACCCTCCAACTCGCCCTCGCCGCCGCACTGGCCGCGATCTGGCGGGCCCGCCGACTCGGCCCGCTCGTCACCGAGCGACTCCCGGTCGCCGTCCGCGCCTCCGAGGCGACCGAAGGCCGCGCCCGCCTCTACCGCAAGGCCAACGCCCGCGACCGCGCGGCCCAAACCCTGCGCTCCGCCAGCCGCACCCGCCTGGCTCCCCTCCTCGGCGTCGCCGCCTCGGCAGCGCACTCCCCCGACGTTCTCATCCCGGCCGTCTCCACCCGGATCCCCGCGACCGGCCGTGACCCCCTTTCCCTGCTCTTCGGCCCAACCCCGGCCGACGACGCCGCACTTGTCCGCCTCGCGGACGAACTGGACGCCCTCGAAAGAGAGGTACGCACTTCATGA
- a CDS encoding AAA family ATPase, whose product MSDRTPEPTATPDDARASLEALRAEIAKAVVGQDSAVTGLVVALLCRGHVLLEGVPGVAKTLLVRALAASLQLDTKRVQFTPDLMPSDVTGSLIYDARTAEFSFQPGPVFTNLLLADEINRTPPKTQSSLLEAMEERQVTVDGTPRLLPDPFLVAATQNPVEYEGTYPLPEAQLDRFLLKLTVPLPSRQDEMDVLARHAIGFNPRDLKGAGLRPVAGPADLEAARAAVAKTSVSPEITGYVVDICRATRESPSLSLGVSPRGATALLSTARAWAWLTGRDYVIPDDVKALALPTLRHRVQLRPEAEMEGVTADSVITSVLAHVPVPR is encoded by the coding sequence ATGAGCGACCGCACCCCGGAGCCCACAGCGACCCCGGACGACGCCCGCGCTTCCCTCGAAGCCCTGCGCGCCGAGATCGCCAAGGCCGTCGTCGGCCAGGACTCCGCCGTCACCGGCCTCGTTGTCGCCCTCCTGTGCCGCGGCCATGTGCTGCTCGAAGGCGTACCGGGCGTCGCCAAGACCCTCCTGGTGCGGGCCCTGGCCGCCTCCCTCCAACTCGACACGAAGCGCGTCCAGTTCACCCCCGATCTGATGCCGAGCGACGTCACCGGCTCGCTCATCTACGACGCCCGTACGGCGGAGTTCTCCTTCCAGCCCGGGCCGGTGTTCACCAATCTGCTGCTCGCGGACGAGATCAACCGGACCCCGCCGAAGACCCAGTCGTCCCTGCTCGAAGCCATGGAGGAGCGTCAGGTCACGGTGGACGGCACGCCGCGTCTCCTGCCCGACCCGTTCCTGGTGGCCGCCACCCAGAACCCGGTCGAGTACGAGGGCACGTACCCTCTGCCCGAGGCCCAACTGGACCGCTTCCTGCTGAAGTTGACGGTCCCGCTGCCCTCCCGCCAGGACGAGATGGACGTCCTGGCCCGGCACGCGATCGGCTTCAACCCCCGCGACTTGAAGGGGGCGGGGCTGCGCCCCGTGGCCGGCCCGGCAGACCTCGAAGCCGCCCGCGCCGCCGTCGCCAAGACCTCGGTCTCACCCGAGATCACCGGCTATGTCGTCGATATCTGTCGTGCCACGCGTGAATCCCCCTCGCTCAGCCTCGGGGTCTCCCCGCGAGGCGCCACCGCCCTGCTCTCCACGGCCCGGGCCTGGGCCTGGCTCACCGGACGGGACTACGTCATCCCGGACGATGTGAAAGCCCTGGCACTCCCCACACTTCGCCACCGCGTCCAACTGCGCCCAGAAGCCGAGATGGAGGGCGTCACCGCCGACTCCGTCATCACTTCCGTCCTCGCCCACGTCCCCGTGCCCCGCTGA
- a CDS encoding stage II sporulation protein M, with amino-acid sequence MDLDVFVTAHHTEWDRLEHLLRRGRRLTGAEADELVTLYQRTSTHLSLIQTTAPDPQLTARLTQLVARARSTVTGTRRASWRDAARFLTAGFPAAVYRSRRWWIPTALISIGVSAVIGWWIATHPEVQSALAAPDALRQMTRPGGEYETYYSSHPAASFAAQVWTNNAQATAMCLVLGAFLGIPVLWILLLNMLNLGVGIGLMSSAGRLDTFLGLVLPHGLLELTAVFVAAGTGLRLGWTVVDPGPRTRRAALAEQGRAALGMAIGLALVLFVSGMIEGFVTPSGLPTWARITLGIAAELAFLVYVYVLGGRAVRAGEVGDVEETGRSAELPTAA; translated from the coding sequence ATGGACCTCGACGTCTTCGTGACCGCCCACCACACGGAGTGGGACCGACTCGAACACCTCCTGCGCCGCGGCCGCCGCCTCACGGGCGCCGAGGCGGACGAGTTGGTGACGCTCTACCAGCGCACCTCGACCCATCTCTCCCTCATACAGACGACCGCCCCGGACCCCCAGCTCACGGCCCGGCTGACCCAACTGGTGGCCCGCGCACGCTCCACCGTGACCGGCACCCGCCGCGCGAGCTGGCGTGACGCGGCCCGATTCCTCACGGCGGGCTTCCCCGCGGCCGTCTACCGCTCGCGCCGCTGGTGGATCCCGACAGCCCTGATCTCCATCGGGGTCTCCGCGGTCATCGGCTGGTGGATCGCCACCCACCCCGAGGTCCAGTCCGCGCTCGCCGCCCCTGACGCCCTGCGCCAGATGACTAGGCCGGGCGGCGAGTACGAGACCTACTACTCGAGCCACCCGGCGGCATCCTTCGCGGCGCAGGTCTGGACGAACAACGCCCAGGCAACCGCGATGTGCCTGGTCCTGGGCGCGTTCCTGGGCATCCCCGTCCTCTGGATCCTGCTCCTCAACATGCTCAACCTGGGCGTCGGCATCGGCCTCATGTCCTCGGCCGGCCGCCTCGACACCTTCCTCGGCCTGGTCCTGCCGCACGGCCTCCTGGAGCTGACGGCGGTCTTCGTCGCCGCGGGTACGGGCCTGCGTCTCGGCTGGACCGTGGTGGACCCGGGCCCGCGCACCCGCCGAGCGGCCCTGGCGGAACAGGGCCGGGCAGCGCTGGGCATGGCGATCGGACTGGCCCTGGTGCTGTTCGTCTCCGGGATGATCGAGGGCTTCGTGACCCCCTCCGGCCTCCCGACCTGGGCCCGAATCACCCTGGGCATCGCCGCCGAGCTGGCGTTCCTGGTCTACGTCTACGTCCTGGGCGGCCGAGCCGTACGGGCCGGGGAGGTGGGCGACGTCGAGGAAACGGGCCGCAGCGCCGAACTCCCGACGGCCGCGTGA